The Thermococcus celericrescens genome includes a window with the following:
- a CDS encoding type II/IV secretion system ATPase subunit, with protein sequence MAQVISDTLEEAMARNPHLRKYVDQFRRKYGKLPEFHPQLTRDMKDIMYPNILYPVGDPIFIHIYGDMTTDKKYIVIEPRIESREEEQKYNRIRDKILELAPTRDIPEEQEEFERFLDALFDEAVLALVKSSKGGLMGRGQKFLITKDEMEKFRYLIKRDIIGIGPLEPIARDPYIEDIHIIGANNISLVHKIFEMMPTNITFGDDVKLADYFKNIAERIGRPISDRTPIVDGALPDGSRINIIYSPDISIKGPSATIRKFSATPISIVQLISWGTLSAEVAAYLWIALEYGMSVFVCGETASGKTTLLNSIVPFIKPGSKIYTAEDTPEVQVPHPTWQRLITRERGPEESRVTLFDLLKAALRSRPNYIIVGEIRGAEGAIAFQAMQTGHPVMSTFHAGDIKKMIQRFTGHPINVPITFIDNLNIAVFQQAVYIKGKFLRRTVNVVEIEGYYEELGGVATRNVFEWDPVSDRHVFRGFNNSYILERKIAEIAGYEDPKEIYNELFLRARILQRMVELGITNYWDVYREIKAFYQRGIEGLSFRI encoded by the coding sequence ATGGCGCAGGTGATCAGCGACACCCTTGAGGAGGCAATGGCGAGAAACCCCCACCTTAGGAAGTACGTTGATCAGTTCAGGAGGAAGTACGGAAAGCTCCCGGAGTTTCATCCTCAGCTCACCAGGGACATGAAGGACATAATGTACCCCAACATCCTCTACCCGGTAGGTGACCCCATCTTCATCCACATCTACGGGGACATGACGACCGACAAGAAGTACATCGTCATCGAGCCCCGCATCGAGAGCCGCGAGGAAGAGCAGAAGTACAACCGGATCAGGGACAAAATCCTGGAGCTCGCGCCGACCAGGGATATTCCTGAGGAGCAGGAAGAGTTTGAGCGCTTTCTGGATGCCCTCTTTGATGAAGCCGTGCTCGCGCTGGTTAAATCGAGCAAAGGCGGTTTAATGGGCAGGGGTCAGAAATTTCTGATCACCAAGGATGAGATGGAGAAGTTCCGCTACCTAATCAAGCGCGACATCATCGGTATCGGCCCGCTTGAGCCGATAGCGAGGGACCCCTACATCGAGGATATCCACATCATCGGCGCCAACAACATCTCTCTCGTCCACAAGATATTCGAGATGATGCCGACCAACATAACCTTCGGCGACGACGTCAAGCTCGCGGACTACTTCAAGAACATTGCCGAGCGTATTGGAAGGCCGATCAGCGACAGGACGCCGATAGTTGACGGTGCCCTCCCCGACGGCTCGCGTATCAACATCATCTACTCCCCGGACATCTCCATCAAGGGTCCGAGCGCCACCATCCGTAAGTTCTCGGCAACCCCCATCAGCATCGTTCAGCTCATCTCATGGGGAACGCTGAGCGCCGAAGTTGCCGCCTATCTCTGGATAGCCCTTGAGTACGGTATGAGCGTTTTCGTCTGTGGTGAGACCGCTTCCGGTAAGACCACCCTGCTCAACTCAATAGTCCCGTTCATCAAGCCGGGATCCAAAATCTACACCGCGGAGGATACCCCCGAGGTTCAGGTGCCGCATCCCACATGGCAGAGACTCATAACCCGTGAAAGGGGCCCCGAGGAGAGCAGGGTTACCCTCTTTGACCTCCTGAAGGCGGCCCTGCGTTCAAGGCCGAACTACATCATCGTCGGTGAGATTCGTGGTGCCGAGGGTGCCATCGCATTCCAGGCCATGCAGACCGGCCACCCCGTTATGAGCACCTTCCACGCCGGTGATATCAAGAAGATGATACAGCGTTTCACCGGGCATCCCATCAACGTCCCGATAACCTTCATTGACAACCTCAACATAGCGGTCTTCCAGCAGGCTGTCTACATCAAGGGCAAGTTCCTGAGGAGGACGGTCAACGTCGTCGAGATCGAAGGCTACTACGAGGAGCTCGGCGGTGTCGCTACGAGGAACGTCTTCGAGTGGGACCCCGTGTCGGACAGGCACGTGTTCCGTGGTTTCAACAACTCTTACATCCTTGAGAGGAAGATAGCCGAGATAGCCGGTTACGAGGATCCCAAGGAGATTTACAACGAGCTGTTCCTCCGTGCGAGGATCCTCCAGAGGATGGTCGAGCTGGGCATAACGAACTACTGGGACGTCTACCGCGAGATCAAGGCTTTCTACCAGCGTGGAATCGAGGGCCTGAGCTTCAGAATCTAA